The following are encoded in a window of Natronomonas gomsonensis genomic DNA:
- a CDS encoding heavy-metal-associated domain-containing protein, giving the protein MERKTISVTGMSCNGCEQNVETALRNLDGVSRVEADHDADTVDVVLEDGVSDDDVNAAIEQAGYDVVA; this is encoded by the coding sequence ATGGAGCGAAAGACGATCTCAGTCACCGGGATGTCGTGCAACGGGTGCGAACAGAACGTGGAGACCGCCCTGCGAAACCTCGACGGTGTGAGTCGGGTCGAGGCCGACCACGACGCTGACACGGTCGACGTGGTCCTCGAGGATGGGGTCTCCGACGACGACGTGAACGCGGCAATCGAACAGGCTGGCTACGACGTCGTGGCCTAA